One Bos taurus isolate L1 Dominette 01449 registration number 42190680 breed Hereford chromosome 3, ARS-UCD2.0, whole genome shotgun sequence DNA window includes the following coding sequences:
- the SSR2 gene encoding translocon-associated protein subunit beta isoform X1, whose amino-acid sequence MCTMRLLAFAVLALFAVTQAEEGARLLASKSLLNRYAVEGRDLTLQYNIYNVGSSAALDVELSDDSFPPEDFGIVSGMLNVKWDRIAPASNVSHTVVLRPLKAGYFNFTSATVTYLAQEDGPVVIGFTSAPGQGGILAQREFDRRFSPHFLDWAAFGVMTLPSIGVPLLLWYSSKRKYDTPKTKKN is encoded by the exons ATGTGCACG ATGAGGCTGCTGGCATTCGCGGTGTTGGCTCTATTTGCTGTCACTCAAGCAGAGGAAGGAGCCAGGCTTTTGGCTTCCAAATCACTGCTGAACAGATATGCTGTGGAGGGGCGAGACCTGACCTTACAGTACAACATTTACAATGTTGGCTCAAG TGCTGCATTAGATGTGGAATTATCTGATGATTCCTTCCCTCCAGAAGACTTTGGCATTGTCTCTGGAATGCTCAACGTCAAATGGGACCGGATTGCTCC TGCTAGCAACGTCTCCCACACCGTGGTCCTGCGCCCTCTCAAGGCTGGTTATTTCAACTTCACCTCAGCAACTGTGACATACCTGGCCCAGGAGGATGGGCCTGTTGTG atcGGCTTTACCAGTGCACCTGGACAGGGAGGAATCCTGGCTCAGCGGGAGTTTGATCGAAGATTCTCCCCCCATTTT CTGGACTGGGCAGCCTTCGGGGTCATGACCCTCCCTTCTATTGGCGTCCCCCTGCTGTTGTGGTACTCCAGCAAGAGGAAATATGACACCCCCAAAACCAAGAAGAACTGA
- the SSR2 gene encoding translocon-associated protein subunit beta precursor gives MRLLAFAVLALFAVTQAEEGARLLASKSLLNRYAVEGRDLTLQYNIYNVGSSAALDVELSDDSFPPEDFGIVSGMLNVKWDRIAPASNVSHTVVLRPLKAGYFNFTSATVTYLAQEDGPVVIGFTSAPGQGGILAQREFDRRFSPHFLDWAAFGVMTLPSIGVPLLLWYSSKRKYDTPKTKKN, from the exons ATGAGGCTGCTGGCATTCGCGGTGTTGGCTCTATTTGCTGTCACTCAAGCAGAGGAAGGAGCCAGGCTTTTGGCTTCCAAATCACTGCTGAACAGATATGCTGTGGAGGGGCGAGACCTGACCTTACAGTACAACATTTACAATGTTGGCTCAAG TGCTGCATTAGATGTGGAATTATCTGATGATTCCTTCCCTCCAGAAGACTTTGGCATTGTCTCTGGAATGCTCAACGTCAAATGGGACCGGATTGCTCC TGCTAGCAACGTCTCCCACACCGTGGTCCTGCGCCCTCTCAAGGCTGGTTATTTCAACTTCACCTCAGCAACTGTGACATACCTGGCCCAGGAGGATGGGCCTGTTGTG atcGGCTTTACCAGTGCACCTGGACAGGGAGGAATCCTGGCTCAGCGGGAGTTTGATCGAAGATTCTCCCCCCATTTT CTGGACTGGGCAGCCTTCGGGGTCATGACCCTCCCTTCTATTGGCGTCCCCCTGCTGTTGTGGTACTCCAGCAAGAGGAAATATGACACCCCCAAAACCAAGAAGAACTGA